The Trichoderma atroviride chromosome 5, complete sequence genome contains a region encoding:
- a CDS encoding uncharacterized protein (EggNog:ENOG41~TransMembrane:13 (i51-70o90-110i122-140o146-167i179-198o210-229i250-270o282-304i324-347o359-380i387-408o420-443i530-548o)): MDEKEAIAAPMGLETPSSEKETAVNTSDSESAQPSTPTPASSDPVRSITGLRWLLVCFALYVGTFVYGLDTTIAADVQGAVVERFGHVEQLAWIGAGFPLGSVVVITLWGKLYGTFNMKWNFAVAMVLFQVGSALCGAAPTMTALIVGRVIAGAGGAGIFMGTLQYFTALSLPKERGTYLSGTAFWWGIGAVLGPLVGGGFTQSSATWRWAFYINLVLGGVFAPVYVFCLPDVHPVTDRTILQRVKTFDYLGLLLGAAAWVTYTMGFTMAGGQWPWNDGRTIATIVVFGVLTVLYLSQQTFCWFTTLENRSLPVHLFRSRTQILLAISTLSNIASLFVMTYFIPIYFQFVHGDSAVDAAVRLLPLVIVTVSFNLASGHFLSRIQYYMPMYVVSGVLVSLGSALLTAYLDPDTPKSYIYGFTVLTGVGTGLTIQIGFTVATLVCDPKDQGNALSIQNIAQVGGQAVWLVIAGQVFHSTAVKNLTEVLAGTSFTQADIQAAIAGAQSVIFEEITGDLRTQAILAITKAMQRVFICICAGGGGIIVTGLLMKREKLFGEIIVHGG; encoded by the coding sequence atggacgaaaaagaagccatcgccgcccCCATGGGCCTCGAAACGCCCTCGTCCGAAAAGGAAACGGCCGTCAACACGTCCGACTCGGAATCGGCCCAGCCATCCACGCCCACGCCCGCGTCGTCAGACCCCGTCCGCTCCATCACCGGCCTGCGCTGGCTGCTCGTCTGCTTCGCCCTCTACGTCGGCACCTTTGTCTACGGCCTCGACACCACCATTGCCGCCGACGTGCAgggcgccgtcgtcgagcGCTTCGGCCACGTCGAGCAGCTGGCCTGGATCGGCGCGGGCTTCCCGCTGGGgtccgtcgtcgtcatcacgCTCTGGGGCAAGCTGTACGGCACCTTCAACATGAAGTGGAACTTTGCCGTGGCCATGGTGCTGTTCCAGGTGGGCTCTGCGCTGTGCGGCGCTGCaccgacgatgacggcgcTGATAGTTGGGCGAGTTATCGCTGGAGCGGGCGGCGCGGGCATCTTCATGGGCACGCTGCAGTACTTCACGGCGCTGTCGCTGCCCAAGGAGCGCGGCACGTATCTCTCGGGCACGGCCTTCTGGTGGGGAATCGGCGCCGTGCTGGGCCCGCTGGTGGGCGGCGGCTTCACGCAGAGCAGCGCGACGTGGCGCTGGGCCTTTTACATCAACCTGGTGCTGGGCGGCGTCTTTGCGCCCGTCTACGTCTTCTGCCTGCCCGACGTGCACCCCGTCACGGACCGCACCATCCTGCAGCGCGTCAAGACGTTCGACTAcctgggcctgctgctgggcgccGCGGCGTGGGTGACGTACACGATGGGCTTCACCATGGCCGGCGGCCAGTGGCCCTGGAACGACGGGCGCACCATTGCCACGATTGTCGTCTTCGGCGTGCTGACGGTGCTGTACCTGTCGCAGCAGACCTTTTGCTGGTTCACGACGCTGGAGAACCGCTCGCTGCCGGTGCACCTGTTCCGGTCGCGCACGCAGATCCTGCTGGCCATCTCGACGCTCAGCAACATCGCCTCGCTCTTCGTCATGACCTACTTCATCCCCATCTACTTCCAGTTCGTCCACGGCGACTCGgccgtcgacgccgccgtgcgcctgctgccgctggtcATTGTCACCGTCAGCTTCAACCTGGCGTCGGGCCACTTCCTGTCGCGCATCCAGTACTACATGCCCATGTACGTCGTCTCGGGCGTGCTCGTGTCGCTGGGCTCGGCCCTGCTGACGGCGTACCTCGACCCGGACACGCCCAAGAGCTACATCTACGGCTTCACCGTCCTCACCGGCGTGGGCACCGGCCTGACGATCCAGATTGGCTTCACCGTCGCCACGCTCGTATGCGACCCCAAGGACCAGGGCAACGCCCTCTCCATCCAGAACATTGCCCAGGTCGGCGGCCAGGCCGTGTGGCTCGTCATTGCCGGCCAGGTCTTCCACAGCACCGCCGTCAAGAACCTGACCGAAGTGCTCGCCGGCACCAGCTTTACCCAGGCCGACATCcaggctgccattgccggcgCCCAGAGCGTCATCTTTGAGGAAATTACCGGCGACCTCAGGACCCAGGCCATCTTGGCAATCACAAAGGCCATGCAGCGCGTCTTTATTTGTATCTGTGCCGGAGGCGGTGGCATCATTGTCACCGGCCTGTTGATGAAGCGCGAGAAGCTGTTTGGCGAGATTATCGTGCATGGCGGCTAA
- a CDS encoding uncharacterized protein (EggNog:ENOG41) — protein MTQTQKRCWNCRQQKIACDKTRPHCNNCVKKGRQCLGYGLKLSWPRKGDERRSASLHKKHFIIPVRAKEAVFVHATSEDVRASQDNALSRYEACERWCVRQPDVNMAKLDPFLSTNSWSPVARILSSSNRNDELYGLLVRMAFQDDSLPSLASRYAISALSYQHLAMEKAAVMHQMAAIRALQAAIETAKAAECMQMMAASMLLNIYETMNFDTSDLNWAIFFCGTKRLANMITKQHDTYFGDEAMIIDWIFYHDAMYKFSIRHWRKRNQDQVHLAGQKKVLSKAVFSPERQTIVPILGCSLELLDLLCQVVDHVYEPGHPSRLSESHLKTVRSLEIRLKYLEQRQAAVLPSDTMQATQETQIAELFRLAATIYLVRMAKGEPETSKCLASAMDQAFRILNEIEYCDRPWPLFIIGLESRTEEQRSRMMQVLESSVKRRPLGSMTLVKRMVPDAWTQQDLREAPMEPFALYDVIIGRNRVTPCFT, from the exons ATGACGCAAACGCAGAAGCGCTGCTGGAACTGTCGTC AACAAAAGATTGCGTGTGACAAGACTCGGCCGCACTGCAACAACTGCGTGAAAAAGGGCCGCCAATGTCTGGGCTACGGCTTGAAGCTGTCGTGGCCGCGAAAGGGCGATGAGCGCCGGTCTGCGTCGCTGCACAAGAAGCATTTCATCATTCCGGTACGGGCCAAGGAGGCGGTTTTTGTGCATGCGACGAGCGAGGATGTCAGGGCGTCGCAGGACAATG CCCTGTCGAGGTATGAAGCGTGCGAGCGGTGGTGTGTAAGGCAGCCGGACGTGaacatggccaagctggaTCCCTTTTTATCTACCAATT CCTGGAGCCCCGTTGCGCGGATATTGTCGTCCAGCAACCGCAACGACGAGCTCTACGGCCTGCTGGTCCGGATGGCCTTTCAGGACGACAGCCTGCCGTCGCTGGCGTCGCGATATGCCATCAGCGCGCTGTCGTACCAGCACCTGGCCATGGAAAAGGCGGCCGTGATGCACCAGATGGCGGCGATTCGCGCGCTCCAGGCGGCGATTGAGACGGCCAAGGCGGCCGAGTGcatgcagatgatggcggcgagcaTGCTGCTGAATATATACGAG ACAATGAACTTTGACACGTCGGATCTCAACtgggccatcttcttctgcggcACAAAGAGGCTCGCCAACATGATTACCAAGCAGCACGACACGTACTTTGGGGACGAGGCAATGATTATCGACTGGATCTTTTATCATGATGCAATGTACAAGTTTAGTATCCGGCACTGGCGGAAGAGGAATCAGGACCAGGTTCACCTGGCGGGACAGAAAAAGGTGCTTTCCAAGGCCGTGTTTTCGCCCGAGAGACAGACT ATTGTGCCCATCCTTGGCTGCTCCCTGGAACTCTTGGACCTCTTATGCCAGGTCGTCGACCACGTCTACGAACCCGGCCACCCCAGCCGGCTCTCTGAGTCGCACCTCAAAACAGTCCGATCGCTGGAAATCCGCCTGAAATACCTCGAGCAGCGCCAAGCCGCCGTCCTCCCAAGCGACACCATGCAAGCCACGCAGGAAACGCAAATCGCCGAGCTCTTCCGCCTCGCCGCCACAATCTACCTCGTGCGCATGGCAAAGGGCGAGCCCGAAACGTCCAAATGCCtcgccagcgccatggaCCAGGCGTTTCGGATTCTCAACGAGATTGAGTACTGCGACCGGCCGTGGCCGCTGTTCATCATTGGGCTGGAGTCGCGGACGGAGGAGCAGCGCTCGCGCATGATGCAGGTGCTGGAGAGCTCGGTGAAGCGGAGGCCGCTGGGATCGATGACGCTGGTGAAGCGCATGGTGCCGGATGCGTGGACGCAGCAGGATCTGAGGGAGGCGCCGATGGAGCCGTTTGCGCTTTACGATGTGATTATTGGGCGGAACCGGGTGACGCCGTGCTTTACGTGA
- a CDS encoding uncharacterized protein (EggNog:ENOG41), which yields MQNLSLPVRTTPSRRNQESRSYFTSYTPPSSTEAINGPVREPVREQPPMTDRLIVGVDFGTTFSGVAAVYTSTPDDVEIIKTWPGGNGITSDKVPTEISYSFPANDSTGAEPTVKWGFQFKPDESRLRCIKLFLDRSQKLPFYVSPLDTAAQLKKFNKNVVDAVSDYLTQIYRHTMDTLTRRYGESFMASTKVEFVLTCPAVWSDAAKNTTLQAAERAGMGSRSEIQMISEPEAAAVYTLKAIQPNHLNIGDNFIVCDAGGGTVDLIAYKIISLKPLRVEESAVGTGGLCGSAFLNYRFEEHVRTRLGQARFDEMKTKKGKTWQMGLRYFEEFVKRNFNEDEHQEINVPFPGLPDDEEAGLDSGFMVMSAEQIKDIFEPVVKEVCDLVQGQVEGLRAKGGIVSGIVLVGGFGQSDYLYRRLKSHFSSAAPPPYSERPTHANANSSQDSGSIEVMQPVYAWTAVVRGAVLRGLEGNMVISRKSRMHYGTSFATVYDEEKHSVSERYWSPLWERWMVSDRMQWHIAKGESLSPLSPIAFHYTRNFRPGQSLIVTDDLIACDADDPPAAYTRDLVNVCTLTTDLNAVPRSLFTRLTTTRGVEFDNLDFTLEMIVDSAGLGFELKVDGVRYGRVEAEFH from the exons ATGCAGAATCTCAGTTTGCCGGTGCGTACGACGCCGAGTCGGCGGAATCAGGAGAGCAGAAGCTACTTCACCAGTTACACGCCGCCGAGCTCTACGGAGGCGATCAATGGCCCGGTCAGGGAGCCGGTGAGGGAGCAGCCGCCGATGACGGATCGGTTGATTGTGGGAGTGGACTTTGGGACGACATTTTCAGG TGTCGCTGCGGTATACACATCAACGCCGGATGACGTCGAAATCATCAAGACGTGGCCaggcggcaatggcatcaCCTCAGACAAGGTCCCTACGGAGATTTCATACAGCTTCCCAGCCAACGACTCAACCGGCGCCGAGCCCACTGTGAAATGGGGGTTCCAGTTCAAGCCAGACGAGTCGCGGCTACGATGCATCAAGCTGTTTCTCGACCGCTCCCAAAAGCTCCCCTTTTACGTCAGCCCGCTGGACACGGCGGCGCAGCTGAAAAAGTTCAACAAGAACGTCGTGGACGCCGTCAGCGACTACCTGACGCAGATTTACCGGCACACCATGGACACCCTGACGCGGCGCTACGGCGAGTCTTTTATGGCGTCGACAAAGGTCGAGTTTGTGCTGACGTGCCCGGCGGTGTGGAGCGATGCGGCCAAGAACACGACGTTGCAGGCGGCGGAGCGGGCGGGCATGGGCAGTCGGTCGGAGATTCAGATGATTAGCGAgccggaggcggcggcggtttATACGCTCAAGGCCATTCAGCCGAATCATTTGAACATTGGCGATAACTTTATCGTTTGTGACGCGGGCGGTGGAACGGTAGA CTTGATTGCGTATAAAATTATATCCCTAAAGCCACTGAGAGTCGAGGAATCTGCAGTGGGAACGGGAGGACTGTGTGGAAGCGCGTTCTTGAACTACAGGTTCGAGGAGCATGTCCGGACCAGGCTGGGCCAGGCTCGGTTcgatgagatgaagacgaaaaagggCAAGACGTGGCAGATGGGTCTGCGGTACTTTGAAGAGTTTGTCAAGCGCAACTTTAACGAGGATGAGCACCAGGAGATTAATGTTCC TTTCCCTGGTCTTcccgatgacgaagaagcagGACTTGACTCGGGATTCATGGTCATGAGCGCCGAGCAGATCAAGGACATCTTTGAGCCCGTCGTCAAAGAGGTCTGCGATCTGGTGCAAGGCCAAGTCGAAGGCCTCCGTGCCAAGGGGGGCATCGTCTCCGGCATCGTGTTAGTCGGCGGCTTCGGCCAGAGCGACTATCTGTACCGACGGCTCAAGTCACACTTTTCAAGCGCCGCGCCGCCACCGTACAGCGAGCGGCCAACGCACGCGAATGCAAATTCATCGCAGGACAGCGGGTCGATCGAGGTGATGCAGCCGGTGTATGCGTGGACGGCTGTGGTGCGCGGAGCGGTGCTGAGGGGCCTGGAGGGCAACATGGTGATTTCGAGAAAGTCGAGGATGCACTATGGAACGTCGTTTGCGACGGTGTATGATGAGGAGAAGCACTCTGTGAGCGAGCGATACTGGTCGCCGCTGTGGGAGCGGTGGATGGTATCGGATCGGATGCAGTGGCACATTGCCAAG GGTGAATCGCTCTCTCCTCTATCCCCCATTGCCTTCCACTACACGCGCAACTTCCGTCCCGGCCAGTCGCTCATCGTGACGGACGACCTGATTGCGTGCGACGCCGACGACCCGCCCGCGGCGTACACGCGGGATCTGGTCAATGTGTGCACGTTGACGACGGATCTGAACGCGGTGCCGAGGAGCCTGTTTACGAGGCTGACGACGACGCGGGGCGTGGAGTTTGACAATCTCGATTTCacgctggagatgattgtGGACAGTGCGGGGTTGGGATTTGAGCTCAAGGTGGATGGGGTGAGGTATGGCCGGGTGGAGGCTGAGTTTCATTGA